In the Hymenobacter volaticus genome, one interval contains:
- a CDS encoding esterase-like activity of phytase family protein: MRATSYPFFRALSGMLVCSALVSGCNDDDESSSGTYPAYAEASNPTVLATAPNGTVLYNGGFGSSIAQDPNDPTVFYLLTDRGPNAAGTAPNTIIFGKADFTPQIGKFRRQGQQLVLEQTISLKNASGHLLTGLPNPIGQGNTGEIALDLNGQVLAPDAEGIDSEGLVLAADGTFWVSDEYGPHITHFDGTGRTLERINPFGSGTGGRRLPAVLARRRPNRGMEGLTITPDGKTLVGLLQSPLYNPTAAAVAGSTVIRILTFDIATGATKQYVYLMENASLTGCSEIVAITNTTFLALERDGLYGGNTTAPATFKRVYQFDLAGATDISDAANAAAGKLYNGLTVEQLKDRTGLSAAGIVPVTKTLVLDLLTDISPVYPHDKAEGLVLIGNNQLAIANDDDFGVLDNGLNGFAPKLLPATNQVDRNRIYFVQLKTPVK, translated from the coding sequence CGCTTAGTGGAATGCTTGTTTGCAGTGCCCTAGTGAGTGGTTGCAACGACGATGATGAGTCCAGTTCCGGTACGTATCCGGCCTATGCGGAAGCAAGCAACCCCACCGTGTTGGCCACTGCGCCCAATGGTACCGTGCTCTACAATGGGGGCTTTGGCTCCTCTATTGCTCAGGACCCCAATGACCCGACGGTCTTCTACCTGCTCACCGACCGGGGCCCGAACGCCGCTGGCACCGCCCCCAACACCATAATTTTCGGCAAGGCCGATTTTACTCCCCAGATTGGCAAGTTTCGGCGGCAGGGCCAGCAATTGGTACTCGAGCAAACAATTTCACTTAAGAACGCCTCTGGTCACCTGCTGACGGGGCTGCCTAACCCCATTGGGCAGGGCAATACCGGTGAAATTGCGTTGGATCTGAACGGTCAGGTCCTAGCTCCCGACGCGGAGGGTATCGACTCGGAAGGCCTGGTGCTGGCTGCGGATGGTACCTTCTGGGTCAGCGACGAATATGGGCCACATATAACGCATTTCGATGGTACGGGTCGCACGCTGGAGCGGATCAACCCCTTCGGCAGCGGCACGGGCGGGCGACGGCTGCCGGCGGTACTAGCCCGGCGGCGACCCAACCGCGGCATGGAGGGCCTCACCATTACGCCCGATGGCAAGACGCTGGTTGGGCTCCTGCAGTCTCCGCTCTATAACCCAACCGCCGCTGCCGTGGCGGGCTCGACCGTGATTCGGATCTTGACGTTCGACATCGCTACCGGTGCTACCAAGCAGTATGTGTACCTGATGGAAAACGCGAGCCTGACAGGGTGCAGCGAGATTGTCGCCATCACCAACACCACCTTCCTGGCTCTGGAGCGCGACGGCTTGTATGGCGGCAATACTACGGCTCCGGCCACCTTCAAGCGGGTCTATCAATTCGACTTGGCGGGGGCGACCGACATTTCAGATGCCGCAAACGCGGCGGCTGGCAAGCTGTACAATGGTTTAACGGTGGAGCAGTTGAAAGACCGCACCGGGTTGAGCGCCGCTGGTATTGTGCCGGTCACCAAAACCCTAGTTCTGGACTTGCTAACGGATATCTCGCCAGTTTATCCGCACGATAAGGCCGAGGGCCTCGTTCTGATTGGCAACAACCAGCTGGCCATTGCCAACGATGATGATTTTGGGGTGCTCGACAATGGGTTGAATGGGTTTGCGCCCAAGCTATTGCCCGCCACCAATCAAGTGGACCGAAATAGGATCTACTTTGTTCAATTGAAAACGCCAGTCAAATAA